Below is a window of Cupriavidus sp. MP-37 DNA.
TCTCCCGCTTGCGGGAGAGGGGCAGGGGGTGAGGGCAGGCGCGTGATGAGCGTTGTCGTGCATCGCTTCGTTGAAACGCCCGCCCTCACCCCCGCCCCTCTCCCATAAATGGGAGAGGGGAGAAAACCAGCGTTCACGGGGCTCGCGTCAACGAATCACCTGCCCCTTCGAATTGATGATCGTCATCTCCACGAACTTCGAGCCGACGTGGTTCTCCGGCGTGAAGTTGACGATAAACCCGCCCAGGTCGTAGTTGCGCATCGATTCCAGCGCGGTCACCAGCTTCTCGCGCGTCAAATCCTTGCCGGCGCGGCGCAGGCCTTCGGTGAAGGTCTTGGCGGCGATAAAGCCCTCGATGCTGGCGTAGTCGAATTCGCTGGGCTTGCCCGCGGCCTGCAGCAGGCGCAGGTATTCGCGCACGATCGGCAGCGTGGCGTTGCCGGGGTGCGGCATCACCTGCGAGATGATCACGCCGCTGCCCTGCGCGCCGACCACGTTGGCCAGCGCCTGCGTGCCGACGAAGGACACGTTGTAGAATTGGCCGTTGTAGCCGCGGCGCAGCGCTTCCTTGACGAAGGCGCCGGCGGTGCGGTAGGCGCTGATCATGACCACGGCGTCGGGCTTGGCTTTCATCGAGCCCTGCATGGCGTCGCCGATTTCCGTGGTGTTGCGCACCACCGGTTCGCGCGCGACGATCTGCACGCCGCTGTCGGGCGCGGCCTTGAGCGCGCGCTCGAGCCCGTCCAGGCCGGCCTTGCCGTAGGCGTCCTCGTTGTAGACCACGGCCACGCGCTTGAGCCCGGTGGTCTGGATCTGGCGCAGGATGGCCGCGGTTTCCTCGTTGTAGCCGGCGCGCACATGGAACACGTAGCGGCTGCGCGGCTCGCGCAGCGACTGCGCGCCGGTGTACGGACCGAAGAACGGCACCCTGGCCTGGATCGCGAGCGGCAGCGCCGCCTGACTGGTCGGCGTGCCGACATAGCCGAACAGGGCGAAGACGCGGTCTTCCTCGATCAGCTTGCGGGTGTTCTTGGCCGCCGGTTCGGGCTCGTAGTAGTCGTCCAGCGCCTGGAGCCGGATCTTGCGCCCGTGGATGCCGCCCTGCTGGTTGATGTGGTCGAAATACAGCAGCGCGCCCGAGTTCATCTGCTTGCCAAGCACGGCGGTCGGGCCAGTCAGCGCGGCGGACTGGCCCAGCAGGATGGTGTCGGCGGTGACGCCGTGCTCGGATGTGGTGGTGGCGGCGTTTGCCGCAAAAGCGGCGCAGCACGCGCCGCCCATGCCGATGGCGCACGCCACCAGCAGGCCGGCAAGCCGGCCCTTGACCCCGGATCGGAAAGACATAAACCCCCCGCGAATGATGGTTCGGTTACCCGTTCGCCGCGTTGGCCGGTCTGCGCCGGCGAGCTGCTGGATCGTGCGGCATGGTGCGCGTCGCGGTCTCTGCCGCGAGCGCGCCGGCACATCATAATCGAATACAATCGGGACGAGATACTCCCCGCCGCCGCCACGCACGCCCGGGGAAGCGCCGCCCGCTGGCGCGACGCAGGCGCCGCCACCCGCCGCCTGCGCCGGCATCTCCCATTCCGTACGACCGAACGAAAACAACACATCCCCCGCCCGGAGACCCCATGGCTTCCCGCATCGTCCGCGCCGCCTGCCCGCATGACTGTCCCGATACTTGTGCCTTGCTCGTCACCGTCGAGGACGGCCGCGCCGTCAAGGTGGCGGGCGATCCCGACCATCCCGGCACGCAGGGCGTGCTGTGCACCAAGGTGTCGCGCTACACCGAGCGCACCTACCACCCGGACCGCCTGCTGACGCCGATGAAGCGCGTCGGCAAGAAGGGCGAGGGCAAGTTCGCGCCGATCTCCTGGGATGAGGCGCTCGACACCATCGCCAGCCGCCTGCAGGCGATCGCCGCGCGCGATCCGCAGGCGATCGTGCCGTACAGCTATGCCGGCACCATGGGGCTGGTGCAGGGCGAAAGCATGGCGGCGCGCTTCTTCAACAAGCTGGGCGCGTCGCGGCTGGACCGCACCATCTGCGCCAGCGCCGGCGCCACCGCGCTGCGCTACACCTACGGCGCCAGCGTCGGCATGGACATGGAGCATGTGGTCGATGCCAGGCTGGTGATCATCTGGGGCGGCAACCCGATCGCCTCCAACCTGCATTTCTGGACCCGTGCGCAGGAGGCCAAGCGGCGCGGCGCCACGCTGGTGGCGATCGACCCGTACCGCTCGCTCAGCGCCGAGAAGTGCCACCGCCATATCGCGCCGATGCCTGGCACCGACGGCGCGCTGGCGCTGGCGATGATGCACGTGCTGATCCGCGACGGCCTGCTCGACCACGACTACATCGAACGCCACACCGTGGGCTTCGAGGCGCTGCGCGAGCGCGCGCAGGCGTATCCGCCGGCGCGCGCCGCCGAGATCTGCGGCATCCCGGTCGAGGACATCGAATGGCTGGCCGGGCTCTACGGCCAGCTGGCGGTGCGCGAGCGCCAGCCGGTGGCGATCCGGCTGAACTACGGCATGCAGCGCGTGCACGGCGGCGGCCAGGCGGTGCGCGCGGTGGCGTGCCTGCCGTCGCTGGTGGGCGCGTGGCGCCATCCGGCGGGTGGGCTGCAGCTGTCGACCTCGGGCTTCTTCCCTATCAACGAAGCCGCGCTGCAGCGCCCGGACCTGCTGCCGGGATGGCCGCAGCAACTGCCGCGCCTGGTCAACATGAGCACCATCGGCGATGCCTTGCTGGCCGAAGCCGCGCCCGGCGCGCCGCGCATCGAGGCGGTGGTGGTCTACAACAGCAACCCGGTGGCGGTGGCGCCGGAATCCGGCAAGGTCGCCGCGGGCTTCGCGCGCGAGGACCTGTTCACGGTGGTGCTGGAGCACTTCCGCACCGACACCGCCGACTATGCCGACATCATCCTGCCCGCGACCACGCAGCTCGAGCACACCGACGTGCACAAGGCCTACGGCCATACCTATTTCCTGGCCAACAACGCCGCCATCGCGCCGCTGGGCCAGGCCCTGCCCAACACCGAGATCTTCCGCCGGCTGGCGCAGCGCATGGGCTTTACCGACCCCTGCTTTGCCGACAGCGACGAGGCCATCGCCGCGCAGGCCATCCTGCCGGACGATGCGCGCGCGGCCGGAATCAGCTGGGAAGCGCTGAAAGCGCAGGGC
It encodes the following:
- a CDS encoding ABC transporter substrate-binding protein, whose protein sequence is MSFRSGVKGRLAGLLVACAIGMGGACCAAFAANAATTTSEHGVTADTILLGQSAALTGPTAVLGKQMNSGALLYFDHINQQGGIHGRKIRLQALDDYYEPEPAAKNTRKLIEEDRVFALFGYVGTPTSQAALPLAIQARVPFFGPYTGAQSLREPRSRYVFHVRAGYNEETAAILRQIQTTGLKRVAVVYNEDAYGKAGLDGLERALKAAPDSGVQIVAREPVVRNTTEIGDAMQGSMKAKPDAVVMISAYRTAGAFVKEALRRGYNGQFYNVSFVGTQALANVVGAQGSGVIISQVMPHPGNATLPIVREYLRLLQAAGKPSEFDYASIEGFIAAKTFTEGLRRAGKDLTREKLVTALESMRNYDLGGFIVNFTPENHVGSKFVEMTIINSKGQVIR
- a CDS encoding molybdopterin-dependent oxidoreductase, translating into MASRIVRAACPHDCPDTCALLVTVEDGRAVKVAGDPDHPGTQGVLCTKVSRYTERTYHPDRLLTPMKRVGKKGEGKFAPISWDEALDTIASRLQAIAARDPQAIVPYSYAGTMGLVQGESMAARFFNKLGASRLDRTICASAGATALRYTYGASVGMDMEHVVDARLVIIWGGNPIASNLHFWTRAQEAKRRGATLVAIDPYRSLSAEKCHRHIAPMPGTDGALALAMMHVLIRDGLLDHDYIERHTVGFEALRERAQAYPPARAAEICGIPVEDIEWLAGLYGQLAVRERQPVAIRLNYGMQRVHGGGQAVRAVACLPSLVGAWRHPAGGLQLSTSGFFPINEAALQRPDLLPGWPQQLPRLVNMSTIGDALLAEAAPGAPRIEAVVVYNSNPVAVAPESGKVAAGFAREDLFTVVLEHFRTDTADYADIILPATTQLEHTDVHKAYGHTYFLANNAAIAPLGQALPNTEIFRRLAQRMGFTDPCFADSDEAIAAQAILPDDARAAGISWEALKAQGWQKLALPAAPFAEGGFPTPSGKCQLYSEPMARDGFDPLPDYVPQYEAPQTAPELAARYPLAMISPPARNFLNSSFVNVDSLRATEGEPHLDLHPADAAERGIVHGALVRAFNDRGSMVARARVTDRARRGLVVGLSIWWKKLAPDGKNANELTSQRLTDLGRAPVFYDCLVQVEACAQGAVEAA